In Halobacterium noricense, the genomic stretch CGCCGTGGTCCTCGTGGAGGTCCCTGACGACTGTCATTACCCGTAGAGTCGGCGCTCGCGCGGGTAAACCCACCGGGTTCCGGTGTCCGTTGCTACAGCCCGATGCGCCGCCGGAGTTCGTCCAGAATCGACGGCTCGGTCTGCTCGTCGCCGTCGGGGAAGATGCGGTCGTCGGCGGTGAACACCGTCCGGCCGTCGGTCTCCTCTGCGTCGATGAGGTCGTCGGCCTTCAGCGCGCCGAGCGCGTCCTCCAGGTCGTCGATGCTCGCGTCGACGTGCGAGCGCAGCTCGAACAGCGTCATCCCCTCGCTCGGCCGGTCGACGAGCGCGTCGAGTACCGCCACCTCCGTCTCCGGTCGGTCGCGATACTCGGGTTTGACGTGCATACGTCGACCGATGGCCGCCGTCGCCTTAGCAGTATCCCCGAGCGGTAGTCTTTTGCCGCTGGCTCGGATACTGCCGTCCTAATGGGTCTCAGGTGCTCCCTGCTCGGACACGACTACGGCGAGGCGTTCGTCGAGCGGGACCGCGAGGAGCGCGGCGACGAAGTGGTCGTGACTGAACGCGAGCTCAAGGAGTGCGCGCGGTGTGGCTCCGAGAAGGTCACTGCGGAGAACACGGAGGTCCGGTCTCTCCAGGCCGAGCGACGCGAGCGCGCCGACGCGGCCCCGGAGCCTGACCAGTCGACGACCGAAGAGTCGACGAGTGAACCCGCGACGGCCGCCGACGACGGCGGCGCGGCGAGCGGCGCGTTCACGTCGGCGACCGACGCCATCGAACAGGCCGAGGCCGGGATGGAGACCGACGACGCGCTGGCGGGCGAACCCGACGAGGACGACGCGGTTATCCTCGACGGCGACGCCGGCGACGAGCCGGGGAGCGACCAGTGGGAGGAGCCAGCCGAACCGGAAGCCGACCCCGACCCGGAGCCCGTCGAGGACGACGCGGAAGTCGTCGACGCGGGCCCGGCCAGCGAGCCCGAATCGTCGGGCACACAAACCGAGTACGTCGAACAGCCCCAGTCCCAGCCGGAGTCGGAATCCACGGACCTCGACCGCGAGCGCGGCGCGTGGCCGGACGCCGACGGCGAGGACGAGGGCTTCGACGCGACCGAGACCGCCGACGTCGACGCGGAAGTGAGTGCCACCGAGACCGACGATTCGACGTTCGAGTTCGGTGCCGAGGAGGGCGTCGTCGAAGCCGACACCGGGTTCACGAGCGCGGGGCCGCTGGACAACGACGAGTCCGCCGACGAACTCGACTTCGCGCTGTACTGTCCGGAGTGTGGCTTCGAGCGCTACGCCGCCGGCTCCAGCCTGCGCGCCGGCGACATCTGCCCGGAGTGCCAGCGCGGCTACCTGGCCGAAGACCGGTGACGAAGCCGTTAAACCCCTCGCTGTCCTTCTCGCGTTCATGAAAGAGTACAAGATGCGACGTGGCGAGTACCTCGAAGAGCGGATGCCCGACCTCAAGTCGGAAATCGAGGGTTACTTCGGCGAAATCACAGACACGGAGGGGTTCAAGGGCAGCGACCTCTACGTCGTCGAAGACCCCGACAACCCGGTCTTCGAGCGCATCACCGCCGGCGCAGTCGAGTACTCGGGGAAGAAGGACAAGCTCGCGGTCGACTTCGAGGAGCGCCCCGCCGAGGAAGTCATCGCGGAGGGCGACGCCGAGGCCGCCGCGGACGCCGTCGACGCGAAAAACGACTTCCTCCTCGAAGCGACTGGCCGTGACGCCAAGTCCCGCCGCGACTCGATGAAGCGCTCCGTCGAAGACGACGCCGACACTCCCGACGACGTCTCGTAACCCGAATTTCGAGAACAGTACTGTCGTTCTTCTCGCGGACGATGCGACGCTCGGTAGCTGCCCGCTTACAGGAATTCGAGGAGAAAGCCCACGACTTCAGTCGTGAGATGAATCCAACCACATACGCCACGATCAATTCTCGATAGCCGACTAGGGGTTGATGGAACCATAACACCTAATATAGAATGATGTCTATCTAACGGTATGCCACGTGGGTATAGTCGAGAGCGAACGTCGGTACACAACCTCCACTACCACTTCGTGTGGTGCCCGAAGTACCGTAAGCCGGTGCTGACCGACGAGGTTGCCGACCGCCTCGAAGTCCTCATTAAGGAGAAAGCCGACGAACTCGACCTCGACATCCTCCAGCTGGCAATCCAGCCCGACCACGTCCACTTGTTCATCACGGGCAATCCGAAACTCGCCCCGAACAAAATCATCCAACAGGTCAAGGGCTACACCTCGCGCAACCTCCGCGAGGAGTTCGACTTCGGCCTTCCGTCGCTGTGGACGCGCTCGTACTTCGTCTCCAGTGCGGGCGAGGTGTCAGGCGAGGTCATCGAGGAATACATCGAAGCACAGACCGGCCAATAACGATGCACCGCGACGTCACCACAACGGTAAGGGTGAAACTCCACTCGCTCACCGAGCGGAAAGCCCGACTCGTCGAACGCGAATACGCCGCGTTCCAAGATGCCGTCGACGGTGACAACAACGCGAATCTCTACTCCGCCACCAGCCAACAGGCGGGGAAAGTCCGGTCGAACAAGAACCCACGCGAGGACACCGAGCAACCGGTTGTCCTCCGCAACGACTGTATCGCCATCGAACACGACGAAGAAACGGTTCTGTCGTCGTGGTGGTTCAAACTCCCTGTCTACAATCCCGTCAAAGAACAGGGTGACAGCATCTGGGTGCCCGTTCATGTCCCCGAGAAGGACACGCACTTGCTCCGCGAGGAGTACATCTGTGATTCGGAACTCGTCTATCGAGACGGCGAGTGGTACGTCCACCTCGTTTGCGAACGGTCTGTGGCCGTTGCAGACGAGTATGACGACGTTCTCGCCGTTGATATGGGCGCGAAGTGGATCGCCGTCAGTACGTTCCTCTCCGACCGCGACACGCAGTTCCACGGCGCTGAAGTCCGGCGTGTCCGTGAACACTACAAACAACTCCGCAAAAGCATCGGGAAAGAGAAAGTCCGCTCGGGAGCGCAGGTCATCGAACGCATCGGTGACAAGGAGTCGCGGACGGTCGAGCACGAGTTGCATCAGGTGGCGAACGAACTCGTCGCTCGCGCTCGCGAGCGTAACGCGGTTATTGTGTTCGGTGATATGACTGGGTTGCGCTTCGACAACGATGAGGGACGGTACGTCAACGACAAGACCCACAAGATGCCGTATGCGAAGCTGGCGAATATCCTCACGTACAAAGCCCACCTCGACGGTCGAGAGTGCATTCCAGTCGAAGAGTACAATACATCTGTGACGTGCTGGCGATGTGGCTCCCAGAACACGCGTCGTGAGGTTCAGGGGCGTCTCGAGTGCCATGACTGTGGGTTAGAGGATAATGCGGACAAGAATGGCGCGTCGAACATCGGTCAACGAGCCGTCGGTAAGGACATCCAGAGCCCGCTATCGACGGCGGGGGCTGTTGTGGCTCAGCCCGAAACGCAGGTCGTACTCAAGGGACCAAACGGTGAGACAGAACCTGCGAACTCCCTAGATCCAGAAGACGTGGGCCTAACCCTCAGTGAGGGAAGTCCACGACTTTAGTCGTGGGAGAAGTCACTGCCGGTTGAGTTTCGTCCGGCTGATGGCGAGCCCGTTCGGCACGACGATGAGCTGGTCGTCGCCCTTCTGGACGATGTCGCCGCCGACCTCCTGGGCGACCTGCCGGAGTTCGTCGACGATGTGTTCGACCGTGCGGTCCTCCGTGCGGAGGCGCGTGATGTCCGCGATGACCACGTCGCCGTCGTAGACGGCGTCCTTGATGGCGATGACGTCCTCCTGTCCGTCGATTTCCGCGATGTGGACGGTGACGCTCGCCTCGCCGCCGTTCGTGTCGAAGTCCTCGACGTCTAGTTCCACGTAATCCTCGGTGGAACTCCCGCTCCCGCCGAGAATCTTGTCCATGAAGCCCATGGCGGAAAGAGGGGGTCGCCGCGTGCATAGTTCTTGCGTCAGACGCGGCAGTCAGTCGGCGTTCGCGAGCGGTTCGACGTCCTCTGCCCACGTCTCGTAGCCGCCGTCCATGCTCGCGACGGCGTCGGCGTTCCCGTACTCCTCGACGAGGCGCGCGGCCTGCACCGAGGTCTGGCCGACGTAACAGTAGACGACGACCTCGTCGTTCCAGTCGCGCTCGGCGACCACGGCTTCGAGTTCTTCGACGGTGAGATGTTCGGCCCCCGGGAGGTGGCCGTCCTCGTAGGCGTCGGCTTCGCGGATGTCCACGAGGTCGAAGTCGTCGTCGCCGGCGTCGAGGCGCTCGCGAACCGTTTCCGGGTCGACGGTGTCGACGTCCCCGCTCATCGCTTTTCGAGGTAGATGCGGTAGACGCCGTCGCCGCTGCGCCAGACGCGGGCGTCGGCGTCGTCGCCGACGGCGCGTGGGACGTTCTCCGTGCACGGGACGTGGTCGGTCTCCTGCACGAGGAGGTCGCCCTCGTCGAGGTTCTGGAGCCCTTTCTTCGCCTCGACCTGCGGGTACGGGCAGACTTCGCCCATCATGTCCTGGACTTCGTCGGCCTGCTCGAACAGCGACTGGGCTTCTTCGTCGGACAGTTCGTCGGGTGCGTCGGTGACGTCGTCGATGGATGGCATGAGTGTGTGTTGGTGTGGTCAGTTGGCGGGCGATTCAGATCGCGCAGCCGACTTCGCGGTAGATCCAGTGGGTCATCACGTAGACGCCGAGCACGATGCCGGCGGCCGCGATAAAGGAGTGCACCGACAGTTCGGCGATGCCGGAGTAGATGTTCCCGATGTTGCAGCCGGGGGCGAGCCGGGAGCCCGCGCCCATCATGAAGCCGCCGACGATTGCGTTCGGGAGCCGGCGGCGCTTCGGCACGCGAATCGAGAAGTCGCCGCTCCACGCGGCCGCGAGGCCGGCACCGACGATGACGAACCCGATCATCACCATGTCGGTGGTGACGCCGACGCCCGCGCCGCGGAAGAGGATGGCCCCCCAGTACTCGAAGCTCCCGGCGTCGACGCCGACCTGCGAGAGCAGGTATCCGGTCCAGCGGGCTTCCGGCCCGGTAACGCCGACGATGGAGACCTGCGTGAACCAGAGGACGGCGACCGTGGTGATGCCGAGCGCGGCGGTCCGCGGGTCCCACGGCCGCTTGCTGGACGCGACGGGCGTTCGCCACGCCGCCGCGAGGCCGCGGACGTACTGGCGGGTGCCGCGGGCGAACTGCCGAGCGCCGACGACCGGCGCGAGCAGCCCCGAGAGCTGGGCGGACGCGACCGTCGCGCGCTCCTCGGGGTCGCCCTTCTTCGCCGCGCCGCGACCGACGAGCGTCGCGTACACGAGCGTGACGCCGGCGGCGACGAGCAGCGCGAGCAGCCCCGCGGGAATCGGCGAGACGGTGAAGAGGCTGACGCCCTCGCCGAACTGCAGCGGGCCGAAGTACGTGCTCTGGAGCGTCGGGAACGCGACGGTGAACACCGCGTAGCCGACGCCCATGAATGCGAGCGTGAGCCAGAACTGGAGGTAGCCCTCGCCGGCGCGGTACAGCGTGCCGCTCGCACAGCCGCCGGCGTAGGTCATGCCGACGCCGAAGATGAAGCCGCCGACGAGTCCGGTGAGGCCCCACGCTGGCGTCCAGAGCCCCTGGTAGTACCCTAGTTGGTAGGCGATGCCCCAGAACACCATCGTGAGGAGGGTCGCCGCGAGCACGCCCTTCGTCACCCGGGAGTCCTTGTACGCGAAGAAGTCCCGGAAGGCGTTCACGAAGCAGAATCGCCCCTTCTGGAGGAACGCGCCGAGGCCGAGTCCGACGACCGCTGCCACGAGCAGACTGTTCACGATGTCTCACGTACACGCGCTCGGGGCAGTTAACGGGCGTCGAATCGGGAAGCGCTGCCCAGGTACGGGACGCGACAGAATCGCCGAAAGAGAGACTGTCCGGCCCAAATCTGGGCGCTGCGACGGCTCCACGGCCACAGAGGCGTCCGAGATACCGGCAAATCCCACGCATTCCGAGCGAATCCGGCGGTTGGCGTGCCGGAGGACCGGGCTTATTTCACCGGAGTGACTCGGTCCGGCCGTGACCTTCAGCATCTGCGTTCGGGAATCCTACGAGGACGACGGCGACCAGCAGTACCGCTTCGGCATCGCCATCACGACCCGGCTGCCCGCGGTCGGCGTGCCGTGCCCGCACGTCAACGAACACGGCGCTGTGGCCACGCAGAGCGTCACGAACGAGCGACTCGGGTCGAAGGGCATCGAGTACCTCGCGGACGGCCTCGGCGTCGAGGACGCCCTGCAGGCGCTGTTGAACGCCGACGAAGGCAGCCCGAGCCGCCAACTGCACGGCGTCTCCCGGGACGGCGCGTTCACGTTCTCCGGCGACGAGTGCAACGGCTGGTACGGCCACACGAGCGGCGAGAACTACACTGTCGCGGGCAACCTCCTCACCGGGGAGGCGGTCGTCGAGCGTACTGCGGAGACGTACGAGGACGTCGCGTTCGGCGACGAACCGCTCGCCAAGCGCCTAATCGACGCGCTCGGCGCGGGGCAGGCCGCGGGTGGCGACAAGCGCGAGGACCTCACGATTCAGAGCGCGGCCGTCACAGTCGTCGACACCGGCGAGGACGAGCGCCCGTACTACGACGACCTCCGCGTGGACGCCAGCGAGGACCCTATCGTCGACCTCCGTGAAACCTACCGGCTCGCGAAACAGGGCTACGAGGACGCGCTCGAACGCTACGAAGAGAGCGAGGAAGCAGACCGTGAGGACGAAGAAGAACGCGACGCGTAGCTAGACGGTGAACTCGTAAAGTTCGTCGCCGACGTGGTGGCGGTTCTCGACGACCTTCCCGGAGTCCCCGACCATGTCGTCACCGCTCGTGAGTGCGCGGCCGACCGCCAGCGCCTTCCCGTGGTTCTCCTCCTCGACGACGACGAGGTCGCCCGCTTCGATGCCGTCGTCGGCCTCGGTGATGCCGGGGCGCATGATGTCGGCCCCGTCGCTGACGAACGAGATGGCGCCCGAGTCGACCGTGACGACGCCCGTCGACGGGTCGAACTCGTTGGCGCCCTGCACGGTGACGAACGGCTCGCCCTCCGGATACCACACCAGCGGGTCGCCGTCGACGAGCACGACGTCGAAGTCCTCGTCGGCGATCTCCACGAGTTCGAACGAGTCCGCGTCCAGTTCGACGCTCAGCCCCTCCCGGAGCGCGTCGGCAATCTCGCGCACGGCGTCGCTCCGCAGGTGGTGACGAGAGGACACTTCCATACCGTGGGTTCGGGCGGCTCCACGCTTAAAACCGCCGCTCCGTCGGCGTTCGCGTGGTGGTGTTCAGATAAGGATTGGTCTGACTGCAGCTTCAGCCGGCGAATCAGCCGGTTCCCTGGTGGATTGAAAGGGCGAGGTGGTCTCGACGAACCCCGGCGAAGTAAGCACGTGAGCGACCAACGGGAGCGAACGTGCGCAGCGAGCCGCGGGAGTCGAGACTGCCGAGGGCTTTCAAAAGGCAACGTCGTCTCCGCTACTTTCGTCTGCTTATCTGAACACTGCCGTTCGCGTCGGCCAAACCGCTAAGTGCACGGCCGGGCAACCACCGCGTATGCTGGGGTCCGGGGACGAGTCAGTCTCCTGTATCGCCTGCGGAGCGTCCGTGCCCCGCGAGGACGCCCGCGAGTACGACAAGCACGGCGACCGCTGGGACCGCGACGGCAAGCGCTTCGAACACCTCTGCAAGCCGTGTTTCCGCGACCTCGCCAAGCAGCCCCGGCGCGGACTCGAAGCCACGCTCGAAGCCGCGGGGGCGGGGCGCGTCGACGACGCGGAGTTCGTCGCGCGATTCCTCGACGCCGCTGGCGAGGAACAGCCGGGCCGGGAGTGACCACGGCGACACGCCTAACTGCGGGTGCCGGCTACACTGTAGTATGTCAAACGACGCAGAGGCGGCGCAGGGGTCCATCGAGGACCAGGGCCCCGTGGAGATTTCCCCGGAGCTCGACCGCCAAATCGAGAACAAGCGCGACGACCTCCTGGAGAAGTTCGAACTCCACGACGGCTTCGCGCCCGAGGTCATCGAGGAAGCCGAGGAGCGCGTCGAGGACGTGCAGGCCGAGATTCAGGACGAGGTCGAGGAGCGCGCGGACATGCGGCCGCTGCCCACGTGGACGACCGACCCCGTGGACGCCCAGGACTTCGACGACGCCGTCAGCGTCCTCGAACGCGACGAGGAATACGTCGTCTGGGTACACATCGCCGACGTCACCCACTACGTCCACCCCGGCTCGAAGATGTGGGACGCCGCGATGGAGCGCGGGAACACCATCTACCTCCCCGGCTACACGATTCACATGCTCCCGCCGGTGCTCGCGGAGACGGTCTGCTCGCTGGTCCCCAACGAGGACCGCCTCGCGCACACCGTCGAGATGCACCTCGACAAGGAGGACCTCTCGTATCGCAACATCGAGATTTACAAGTCCGTCATCCACAGCGACGAGCGCCTGACGTACAAGGAGACGGAGGCGCGCCTCGACGACGAGGACGCCCCGCTGCACGACGAAATATCGCTCGTCTTCGAGCTCGCCGACCAGATGCACGAACAGCGCAAGGAGGAGGGGAGCCTCGTCCTGAACCCGCGTCGGGACCGCGCGCACACCATCATCGAGGAGTGCATGCTGAAGGCGAACAAGGCCGTCACGCACGAACTCATGTGGGACCGCGGCGTCGAAGCCGTCTACCGCGTCCACCCGCAGCCGTCGCCCGACGAGTGGGAC encodes the following:
- a CDS encoding DUF6432 family protein produces the protein MHVKPEYRDRPETEVAVLDALVDRPSEGMTLFELRSHVDASIDDLEDALGALKADDLIDAEETDGRTVFTADDRIFPDGDEQTEPSILDELRRRIGL
- a CDS encoding DUF7093 family protein, with product MGLRCSLLGHDYGEAFVERDREERGDEVVVTERELKECARCGSEKVTAENTEVRSLQAERRERADAAPEPDQSTTEESTSEPATAADDGGAASGAFTSATDAIEQAEAGMETDDALAGEPDEDDAVILDGDAGDEPGSDQWEEPAEPEADPDPEPVEDDAEVVDAGPASEPESSGTQTEYVEQPQSQPESESTDLDRERGAWPDADGEDEGFDATETADVDAEVSATETDDSTFEFGAEEGVVEADTGFTSAGPLDNDESADELDFALYCPECGFERYAAGSSLRAGDICPECQRGYLAEDR
- a CDS encoding DUF5611 family protein, which codes for MKEYKMRRGEYLEERMPDLKSEIEGYFGEITDTEGFKGSDLYVVEDPDNPVFERITAGAVEYSGKKDKLAVDFEERPAEEVIAEGDAEAAADAVDAKNDFLLEATGRDAKSRRDSMKRSVEDDADTPDDVS
- the tnpA gene encoding IS200/IS605 family transposase produces the protein MPRGYSRERTSVHNLHYHFVWCPKYRKPVLTDEVADRLEVLIKEKADELDLDILQLAIQPDHVHLFITGNPKLAPNKIIQQVKGYTSRNLREEFDFGLPSLWTRSYFVSSAGEVSGEVIEEYIEAQTGQ
- a CDS encoding RNA-guided endonuclease InsQ/TnpB family protein, producing MHRDVTTTVRVKLHSLTERKARLVEREYAAFQDAVDGDNNANLYSATSQQAGKVRSNKNPREDTEQPVVLRNDCIAIEHDEETVLSSWWFKLPVYNPVKEQGDSIWVPVHVPEKDTHLLREEYICDSELVYRDGEWYVHLVCERSVAVADEYDDVLAVDMGAKWIAVSTFLSDRDTQFHGAEVRRVREHYKQLRKSIGKEKVRSGAQVIERIGDKESRTVEHELHQVANELVARARERNAVIVFGDMTGLRFDNDEGRYVNDKTHKMPYAKLANILTYKAHLDGRECIPVEEYNTSVTCWRCGSQNTRREVQGRLECHDCGLEDNADKNGASNIGQRAVGKDIQSPLSTAGAVVAQPETQVVLKGPNGETEPANSLDPEDVGLTLSEGSPRL
- a CDS encoding cell division protein SepF → MGFMDKILGGSGSSTEDYVELDVEDFDTNGGEASVTVHIAEIDGQEDVIAIKDAVYDGDVVIADITRLRTEDRTVEHIVDELRQVAQEVGGDIVQKGDDQLIVVPNGLAISRTKLNRQ
- a CDS encoding rhodanese-like domain-containing protein — translated: MSGDVDTVDPETVRERLDAGDDDFDLVDIREADAYEDGHLPGAEHLTVEELEAVVAERDWNDEVVVYCYVGQTSVQAARLVEEYGNADAVASMDGGYETWAEDVEPLANAD
- a CDS encoding sulfurtransferase TusA family protein — translated: MPSIDDVTDAPDELSDEEAQSLFEQADEVQDMMGEVCPYPQVEAKKGLQNLDEGDLLVQETDHVPCTENVPRAVGDDADARVWRSGDGVYRIYLEKR
- a CDS encoding YeeE/YedE family protein; this encodes MVNSLLVAAVVGLGLGAFLQKGRFCFVNAFRDFFAYKDSRVTKGVLAATLLTMVFWGIAYQLGYYQGLWTPAWGLTGLVGGFIFGVGMTYAGGCASGTLYRAGEGYLQFWLTLAFMGVGYAVFTVAFPTLQSTYFGPLQFGEGVSLFTVSPIPAGLLALLVAAGVTLVYATLVGRGAAKKGDPEERATVASAQLSGLLAPVVGARQFARGTRQYVRGLAAAWRTPVASSKRPWDPRTAALGITTVAVLWFTQVSIVGVTGPEARWTGYLLSQVGVDAGSFEYWGAILFRGAGVGVTTDMVMIGFVIVGAGLAAAWSGDFSIRVPKRRRLPNAIVGGFMMGAGSRLAPGCNIGNIYSGIAELSVHSFIAAAGIVLGVYVMTHWIYREVGCAI
- a CDS encoding DUF1028 domain-containing protein translates to MTFSICVRESYEDDGDQQYRFGIAITTRLPAVGVPCPHVNEHGAVATQSVTNERLGSKGIEYLADGLGVEDALQALLNADEGSPSRQLHGVSRDGAFTFSGDECNGWYGHTSGENYTVAGNLLTGEAVVERTAETYEDVAFGDEPLAKRLIDALGAGQAAGGDKREDLTIQSAAVTVVDTGEDERPYYDDLRVDASEDPIVDLRETYRLAKQGYEDALERYEESEEADREDEEERDA
- a CDS encoding RNA-binding protein, producing the protein MEVSSRHHLRSDAVREIADALREGLSVELDADSFELVEIADEDFDVVLVDGDPLVWYPEGEPFVTVQGANEFDPSTGVVTVDSGAISFVSDGADIMRPGITEADDGIEAGDLVVVEEENHGKALAVGRALTSGDDMVGDSGKVVENRHHVGDELYEFTV
- a CDS encoding DUF7562 family protein gives rise to the protein MLGSGDESVSCIACGASVPREDAREYDKHGDRWDRDGKRFEHLCKPCFRDLAKQPRRGLEATLEAAGAGRVDDAEFVARFLDAAGEEQPGRE
- a CDS encoding RNB domain-containing ribonuclease, encoding MSNDAEAAQGSIEDQGPVEISPELDRQIENKRDDLLEKFELHDGFAPEVIEEAEERVEDVQAEIQDEVEERADMRPLPTWTTDPVDAQDFDDAVSVLERDEEYVVWVHIADVTHYVHPGSKMWDAAMERGNTIYLPGYTIHMLPPVLAETVCSLVPNEDRLAHTVEMHLDKEDLSYRNIEIYKSVIHSDERLTYKETEARLDDEDAPLHDEISLVFELADQMHEQRKEEGSLVLNPRRDRAHTIIEECMLKANKAVTHELMWDRGVEAVYRVHPQPSPDEWDDALREIQELDGVSIPGDSWDDPRKAVNATLEQAPERQLGKIQWAVMKVMPRARYMNDPFGGHHALNFEIYGHFTSPIRRMSDLVNHWIVYQNDVPETLVELCDHASDQQKAGESAEREYRNFLEEVGLDPDAVNNRGVEVVDEDEA